The stretch of DNA GCCATCGCCATGCCATTCCGCAGTACGAGCAGAGCAGTAACGAGCGTTTGGCCGCCATCAAGACTCTCGAACGTCAGTTCGACGGACTTACCATCGCCGGCAATCTGCGTGATGGCATCGGCATGGCAGACAGAATCAAGCAGGGTTGCACCCTCTTTTAAAATAAAGAAAGAAGAAAAGACGGCCTGCAAAAGCTAAGAAAACGAGTTGCAAAAGCTAAGGAAATGCACGGCGAAAGCTAAGAAAATGAGCGTCAAAAGCTAAGGTTTTGAAAAACATTTTGCAAGGCCTTGAGAGTCAGACGCTTGCAAAGCGTGTTTCCGTTATCTGTTTTCTCCTGCCGTCACGGTATCGAAATGCGTCTCTGCCCACGCCAATAAGATGTCGAGATTGGGCATGAGCGATTGCCCAACAGGGGTAAGCGAATATTCCACACGAGGCGGAACCTCGGGGTAGAGCTTACGGTGAACGAGATGACAACTTTCCAAATTCTTCAGCGTTTGCGAGAGCATCTTTTGCGAACAGTCGGGAATGCTGCGGTCCAATTCGCTGAAACGCATCGTGCCCGTTGTGTTTTGATGCAACTCATAGAGCACCAATAGGCTCCATTTGTTGCTAAAACGACTCACCACCT from Prevotella sp. oral taxon 475 encodes:
- a CDS encoding helix-turn-helix domain-containing protein; the encoded protein is MKEKKNLYPTCPIRQVVSRFSNKWSLLVLYELHQNTTGTMRFSELDRSIPDCSQKMLSQTLKNLESCHLVHRKLYPEVPPRVEYSLTPVGQSLMPNLDILLAWAETHFDTVTAGENR